From Patescibacteria group bacterium, a single genomic window includes:
- a CDS encoding DsbA family protein: protein MNTKTTPILVILLIVAAFLIGMFSTKVQYLESGKGDSKVAQASPSSVAPQPQAEKTLGAQEAAQLAGSSPAKGSSQAKVTIVEFSDFQCPYCGKVQETLKKIFETYPNKVKLVFRNYPLPFHENAEPAAQASLCANEQGKFWEFHDKLFANQEKLTVTDLKQYAANLGVDANKFNSCLDSGKYKETVQKDIKDGGAVGVSGTPAIFINGRAVTGAQPFENFKKIIDEELAK, encoded by the coding sequence ATGAATACTAAAACCACGCCCATTCTTGTTATCTTACTAATCGTCGCGGCTTTTTTAATCGGCATGTTTTCTACCAAGGTTCAATATCTCGAGAGTGGCAAGGGGGACAGTAAGGTTGCTCAGGCTTCACCATCATCGGTTGCGCCGCAACCTCAAGCAGAAAAAACTTTAGGGGCTCAAGAGGCAGCGCAACTTGCCGGCAGTAGTCCTGCCAAGGGTTCTTCTCAGGCCAAGGTAACGATTGTTGAATTTTCCGATTTCCAATGTCCATACTGTGGTAAAGTCCAAGAGACGCTGAAGAAAATTTTTGAGACCTATCCTAATAAAGTCAAACTGGTTTTCAGAAATTACCCCTTGCCGTTTCACGAAAATGCCGAACCGGCCGCCCAGGCTTCGCTTTGTGCCAACGAACAGGGTAAATTCTGGGAATTCCACGATAAATTATTTGCCAATCAGGAGAAATTGACCGTGACGGATCTTAAACAATACGCGGCTAATTTAGGTGTGGATGCCAATAAATTTAACAGCTGCTTGGATAGCGGTAAATATAAAGAAACAGTGCAAAAGGATATCAAAGACGGTGGGGCCGTCGGTGTTTCCGGAACCCCGGCCATTTTTATCAACGGCCGAGCCGTAACCGGAGCTCAACCGTTTGAAAATTTCAAAAAGATCATTGACGAGGAATTAGCCAAATAA
- a CDS encoding ferredoxin, which produces MKTLVINKNTCIGCGTCAAISPKVFKMSDDGKAEVIDQEAETEENIQNSIDSCPVQAIAWKED; this is translated from the coding sequence ATGAAAACCCTGGTCATTAATAAAAATACGTGTATCGGTTGCGGGACGTGCGCGGCCATAAGTCCTAAAGTTTTTAAGATGAGTGATGACGGCAAGGCCGAGGTTATTGATCAAGAGGCGGAGACAGAAGAAAATATCCAAAATTCCATTGATTCCTGTCCGGTACAGGCTATTGCCTGGAAGGAGGATTAA
- a CDS encoding glutamate dehydrogenase translates to MVDEYGKYIRAGGHEFSHSTLLSSTRKFIHSTQSLRDNGTAVNVELSKIVAHHPLLTENEILATFTGKPLNSGGSQGREEATGKGGLYVLQTILNKLKTKDQKLKTKLTVAVQGFGNVGYFIAQFLFEQGFKIMALSDSQGAIYFEEGFDPAKTMVCKKGKGQIANCYCAGSVANGKCGVKISNDKLLELPVDILVPAAMGGIIHKGNARKIKAKIILEMANDPITQEADKILSAKGITIVPDILANSGGVTVSYFEWEQNLLGKYWSKDEVNKKLNEKMTKATTDIWQIAQKYQVDLRLAAYVLALQKIVAQDKI, encoded by the coding sequence ATGGTAGATGAATATGGTAAATATATTAGGGCTGGTGGCCACGAATTTTCTCACTCCACGTTGTTGTCCTCGACTCGAAAATTTATTCATAGCACGCAGTCTTTAAGAGATAATGGCACAGCCGTAAATGTGGAGTTGTCGAAAATTGTAGCACACCATCCTTTATTGACAGAAAATGAGATTCTTGCGACTTTTACCGGGAAGCCTTTAAATTCGGGCGGCAGTCAGGGGAGAGAAGAGGCGACGGGCAAAGGGGGCCTTTATGTTCTTCAGACGATCTTAAATAAACTAAAGACTAAAGACCAAAAACTAAAGACTAAATTGACGGTGGCGGTTCAGGGATTTGGGAATGTCGGTTATTTTATCGCTCAATTTTTATTTGAACAGGGTTTTAAAATCATGGCTTTATCGGATTCGCAGGGAGCCATTTATTTTGAAGAAGGTTTTGATCCGGCCAAAACCATGGTTTGCAAAAAAGGAAAAGGACAAATTGCTAATTGCTATTGTGCCGGCTCGGTTGCTAACGGTAAATGCGGCGTCAAAATTTCCAACGACAAACTTTTAGAACTCCCGGTGGATATTTTAGTGCCGGCGGCTATGGGTGGCATTATTCATAAAGGTAATGCCCGAAAAATCAAAGCGAAAATAATTCTCGAGATGGCCAATGATCCTATTACCCAAGAGGCGGATAAGATTTTGAGCGCCAAGGGCATAACGATTGTCCCTGATATTTTGGCTAATTCCGGCGGGGTTACAGTTTCTTATTTTGAATGGGAACAAAATTTACTCGGAAAATATTGGTCGAAAGACGAAGTCAATAAAAAACTTAATGAAAAAATGACCAAAGCGACGACGGATATCTGGCAAATAGCGCAAAAATATCAGGTTGATTTGCGTTTGGCCGCTTACGTTTTGGCGTTGCAAAAAATTGTCGCTCAAGATAAAATTTGA
- a CDS encoding NAD(P)/FAD-dependent oxidoreductase codes for MYDLLIIGLGPAGMTASIYASRYRLKHLIIGQVLGGSIVLSGEVGNVPAFLSTTGLEWSKKVEKQIKTLGAEVIYDTVTKIEKIDGGYKVTDSQGRQFEAKTLILAAGSERKKLNIPGEDTYQGKGVSFCTTCDVPFYKDKVVIVIGGANAAVSGAVHAAAYAKKVYIIYRKEELRAEPIWIEQARANSKIEIIYETNVVAIEGDGQKVTGAKLDHPYNGQDLLLTDGIFIEIGSVPGLTLARNLGLELNEVGYLKVTDAMLTNLPGVFAAGDITDKGQLLAQLITACAQGAMAAASAFKFLKGEKAPKIY; via the coding sequence ATGTACGATCTTTTGATTATCGGTTTGGGTCCGGCCGGGATGACGGCTTCGATTTACGCCTCCCGTTATCGTTTAAAACACTTAATCATCGGTCAAGTTTTAGGCGGGTCCATTGTTTTATCCGGTGAGGTTGGAAACGTTCCGGCTTTTCTTTCAACCACCGGCCTGGAGTGGTCAAAGAAAGTTGAAAAACAAATCAAGACTTTGGGAGCGGAAGTTATTTACGACACGGTCACGAAAATCGAGAAAATTGACGGAGGCTATAAAGTGACCGACAGCCAGGGCCGACAATTTGAAGCGAAAACACTCATTTTGGCCGCCGGTTCCGAAAGAAAAAAACTTAATATTCCCGGCGAAGATACTTATCAAGGTAAAGGCGTTTCTTTTTGCACGACCTGCGATGTTCCCTTTTATAAAGACAAGGTCGTGATTGTCATCGGCGGCGCCAATGCTGCCGTTTCCGGAGCGGTTCACGCTGCGGCCTACGCGAAGAAGGTTTACATAATTTACCGAAAAGAAGAACTTAGAGCCGAGCCGATTTGGATTGAACAGGCTCGGGCCAATTCCAAAATTGAAATAATTTATGAGACGAACGTGGTGGCAATCGAGGGAGACGGTCAGAAAGTAACCGGGGCTAAACTTGATCATCCCTATAACGGTCAAGATCTTTTACTAACGGATGGTATTTTTATCGAAATCGGTTCGGTGCCCGGCCTGACTTTGGCTCGCAATTTAGGTTTAGAACTTAATGAGGTGGGTTATCTTAAAGTGACGGACGCGATGTTAACAAATTTGCCGGGCGTTTTTGCCGCCGGCGACATCACCGATAAAGGTCAATTATTGGCCCAACTAATCACGGCTTGCGCTCAAGGGGCGATGGCAGCAGCCTCGGCTTTTAAATTCTTAAAAGGCGAAAAAGCGCCTAAAATTTATTAA
- the trxA gene encoding thioredoxin produces the protein MTILTDENFESEVLKADLPVLVDFYADWCGPCQMLRPIIEELSEESQGKAKIAKINVDEAPKTAEKYGIMSIPTVILFKEGKEVTRQTGLTTKEVLKELISHP, from the coding sequence ATGACTATTTTGACTGATGAAAATTTTGAAAGTGAAGTTTTAAAAGCCGATTTACCGGTTTTGGTTGATTTCTACGCCGACTGGTGCGGTCCCTGCCAAATGCTTCGGCCCATCATCGAGGAATTAAGTGAAGAATCTCAGGGAAAAGCGAAAATCGCCAAAATTAATGTTGATGAGGCGCCGAAAACAGCCGAAAAATATGGCATCATGAGTATTCCAACGGTCATTCTTTTCAAAGAGGGGAAAGAGGTAACAAGGCAAACGGGTTTGACCACTAAAGAAGTCTTGAAAGAATTAATTTCTCATCCTTAA
- a CDS encoding GAP family protein: MNTGVCTTVACSLAKNGGLVSFPLVTLAGLVDSLNPCAITMIVLLLTYLVIFAKKPERVLLTGLVYIASVFLTYLFIGLFFYKSINFFSITPVRFYINKILGSVLLLAGMINVKDFFFPQLGPHLEIPAQTRPFLKKLTQNVSYPMAAVLGVLVTVLETPCSLPIYIGTATILANAGLAGLVVLFYFLYYNFLFVLPLLLILLLVWKGSEWRVIELQDFEHRGKKWMKLSLGILLLLMGSWLVL, translated from the coding sequence ATGAACACGGGTGTCTGTACCACTGTTGCCTGCAGTTTAGCCAAGAACGGCGGGCTCGTTTCTTTTCCTCTGGTTACTTTGGCCGGCTTAGTTGATTCCTTAAACCCCTGTGCCATCACCATGATCGTTTTGCTTTTGACTTATCTGGTCATTTTTGCCAAAAAACCGGAGCGGGTATTGCTGACAGGTTTGGTTTATATTGCTTCAGTTTTTTTAACCTATCTTTTTATTGGCCTTTTTTTCTATAAATCAATTAACTTTTTTTCTATTACTCCCGTGCGGTTCTATATTAATAAAATCTTGGGTTCAGTCTTACTTTTAGCCGGGATGATTAATGTTAAAGATTTTTTCTTCCCGCAACTTGGGCCGCATTTGGAAATTCCGGCCCAGACCCGACCGTTTTTAAAAAAACTCACCCAGAATGTTTCGTATCCAATGGCGGCGGTTTTGGGAGTTTTGGTTACGGTTCTGGAAACCCCCTGTTCTTTACCGATTTATATAGGGACGGCGACGATTTTGGCTAATGCCGGCTTAGCTGGGCTGGTTGTTCTTTTCTATTTTCTTTACTATAATTTTCTTTTTGTTTTGCCCTTACTTCTGATTTTGCTTTTAGTTTGGAAAGGCAGTGAATGGAGAGTAATTGAGCTTCAGGACTTTGAACACCGGGGCAAAAAATGGATGAAACTTTCTTTAGGCATTTTGCTTTTGCTGATGGGCAGCTGGTTGGTTTTGTGA
- a CDS encoding heavy metal translocating P-type ATPase: MKKTKINLSISGMHCTSCAGIIERSLKKLDGVIEAHVNFTAEKASVVFNENLVSKEKLLEAISKAGYKAAVVEEGKGEEEGKKKEQEIKELFNRFIISLILSAPMLYFMFFDFFKFLPGSAALLPYVGIISLILSTPVQFIIGSGFYKGMWSSLRMKTFNMDSLIAIGTSVAYFYSLVNYFGFVLQNKSLIGLEGMKIPELYFETAAFLITFVILGKWLEAKAKGRTSEAIKKLMGLQAKTARVVRNGQTLDIPLEQVVVGDIVIVRPGEKIPVDGEIIKGLSSVDESMVTGESLPVEKKEGDLVIGSTMNKTGSFEFKATRVGSETTLAQIIRLVEEAQGSRAPIQAFADRISAYFVPTVIMIAFLTFGIWFFVLGSTLSFALMAFTSVIVIACPCALGLATPTAIMVGTGKGAEQGILIKGGEPLEAAQKINAIIFDKTGTLTKGTPEVTDIINLNGLSESEILQIAASLEKQSEHPLAEAIYNHAQGRGLKLEEVSQFQALPGQGIRGKIKGNTYYFGNRKLVASLEKLTLTEFDREMSWLEEQGKTVMVLANEKQIFGMVAVADQVKETSKEAIAKLEEKGLDLYMITGDNQRTAKAIAQQVGIENVLAEVLPEDKAWEVKKLQELGKIVAMVGDGINDAPALAQADLGIAMGSGTDVAMETGGIVMVKNDLRDVVTAIDLSQATLGKIKQNMFFALFYNVLGIPIAARVFMGIGLVLKPELAGLAMALSSVSVVSNSLLLRRFKPGKRDVLSILAPSIMIGLFTLLFIEFARLSSGMKP; encoded by the coding sequence ATGAAAAAAACAAAAATCAATCTTTCGATTTCGGGCATGCATTGTACTTCGTGCGCGGGGATTATTGAGCGTTCCCTGAAAAAACTAGACGGAGTTATTGAGGCCCATGTTAATTTTACCGCGGAAAAAGCCTCAGTCGTTTTTAATGAAAATTTAGTCTCAAAAGAGAAACTGCTTGAGGCAATTTCTAAAGCCGGTTATAAGGCAGCGGTGGTTGAAGAAGGGAAAGGTGAAGAAGAGGGTAAAAAGAAAGAGCAAGAGATTAAAGAATTATTTAACAGATTTATCATTAGTTTAATCTTAAGCGCGCCGATGCTTTATTTTATGTTTTTTGATTTCTTCAAATTTTTGCCGGGAAGCGCGGCTCTCCTCCCATACGTTGGTATTATTTCCTTAATTCTCTCCACGCCGGTTCAATTTATTATTGGTTCGGGTTTTTATAAAGGCATGTGGTCATCCTTACGGATGAAGACTTTTAATATGGACAGTTTAATCGCCATCGGCACCTCGGTCGCTTACTTTTACAGTTTAGTTAATTATTTTGGTTTTGTTCTGCAAAACAAAAGTCTTATTGGTTTAGAAGGAATGAAAATTCCGGAACTTTATTTCGAAACCGCGGCCTTTTTAATAACTTTTGTGATTTTGGGCAAATGGCTTGAGGCTAAAGCCAAGGGTCGGACTTCGGAAGCGATTAAAAAATTAATGGGGCTTCAGGCTAAAACCGCTCGGGTGGTCAGAAACGGGCAAACCTTGGATATTCCTTTAGAGCAGGTCGTGGTTGGCGACATTGTTATCGTCAGGCCCGGAGAAAAAATTCCGGTTGACGGCGAAATTATTAAAGGTTTATCGTCGGTTGACGAATCCATGGTGACCGGAGAAAGTTTGCCTGTAGAAAAAAAAGAGGGTGATTTAGTTATCGGTTCAACCATGAATAAAACCGGTAGTTTTGAGTTTAAAGCGACCAGAGTTGGGAGTGAAACAACTTTAGCGCAGATTATTCGGTTGGTGGAAGAAGCCCAAGGCTCGCGGGCGCCGATTCAGGCTTTTGCCGACCGTATTTCGGCTTATTTTGTGCCTACGGTTATCATGATTGCCTTTTTAACTTTTGGTATTTGGTTTTTTGTTTTAGGGTCAACTTTATCCTTTGCCCTAATGGCTTTTACATCGGTCATTGTCATTGCCTGCCCTTGCGCTTTGGGTTTGGCGACGCCCACCGCCATTATGGTGGGCACGGGGAAAGGTGCGGAGCAGGGCATTTTAATTAAGGGCGGAGAACCGCTCGAGGCGGCGCAAAAAATTAACGCCATTATTTTTGATAAAACCGGAACTTTAACCAAAGGAACGCCCGAGGTGACGGACATTATTAATTTAAATGGTTTGAGCGAAAGCGAAATTCTTCAGATCGCGGCCAGTTTAGAAAAACAGTCGGAACATCCGCTGGCCGAAGCCATTTACAATCACGCGCAGGGACGGGGTCTGAAACTTGAAGAAGTATCGCAGTTTCAAGCGCTTCCGGGACAGGGTATCCGCGGTAAAATTAAGGGCAATACTTATTATTTTGGCAACCGTAAACTAGTCGCCAGTTTAGAAAAACTGACCTTAACGGAATTTGACCGCGAGATGTCGTGGCTTGAGGAGCAAGGAAAGACGGTCATGGTTTTAGCTAATGAAAAGCAGATTTTTGGGATGGTGGCGGTGGCGGATCAGGTTAAGGAAACCTCCAAAGAGGCGATTGCCAAGCTTGAGGAAAAAGGTCTTGACCTTTATATGATTACCGGCGATAACCAAAGGACGGCCAAAGCGATTGCACAACAGGTTGGTATCGAAAATGTTTTGGCTGAAGTTTTACCTGAGGATAAAGCTTGGGAAGTGAAAAAACTGCAGGAATTGGGTAAGATTGTGGCCATGGTTGGGGACGGGATTAATGACGCGCCGGCCCTGGCCCAAGCTGATTTAGGCATTGCCATGGGTTCGGGAACCGACGTGGCCATGGAAACAGGTGGCATCGTCATGGTTAAAAACGATTTGCGCGACGTGGTGACCGCCATTGATTTATCCCAGGCCACCTTGGGCAAAATTAAACAAAACATGTTTTTTGCTCTTTTTTACAATGTTTTGGGCATTCCGATTGCTGCCAGGGTTTTTATGGGGATTGGTTTGGTTTTAAAACCGGAGCTGGCGGGGTTGGCGATGGCTTTAAGTTCGGTTTCGGTGGTCAGTAATTCGTTATTGTTAAGGCGTTTTAAACCGGGGAAAAGAGACGTTTTATCAATCTTGGCTCCGTCCATCATGATTGGTCTTTTTACTCTTCTTTTTATTGAATTTGCCCGTTTGAGTTCGGGCATGAAGCCATAA
- a CDS encoding sulfite exporter TauE/SafE family protein translates to MKKHAVKIYGMHCSSCEVLVHKEVSKIAGVKYLEVSHKTGMLEVIHDESLDKKEIEEAICRCGYRLAPGEEAQPSFNHFSLTEGNITAWIKAGSILVILYYLFTTISQLPFFQQVSTVNQSSLSLPLAFMVGLVASFSTCLAVVGSVVLGLSASFKQKTTNPLMPQLVFQSGRLASFFLLGGLLGLIGTNFRYSPTLSAFLNILVAVVIFYLALSLLNLVPPMKSLLSSFSPSLGGKLSQLEGEGSYKAAFLMGGLTFFLPCGFTQSMQVLALGQADFIKSGLTMLFFALGTLPVLLGVGALGTSMKTLKDPALAKVIVVILIVFAFFNLNTGLALKGLSLPLPSLTLQAAETSGSSALKPEVQGKTDSGRQIIEMEVNNSGYTPRAFTIKKGVPVEWRINATALNGCNGTIIMPDLKIEKQLQDGLNTIAFTPQKVGRLNFSCWMGMIRGYFEVVENSGTAQVGPVPQDKQDPKAAGGGSCGGGAGGCGCGRR, encoded by the coding sequence ATGAAAAAACACGCGGTTAAAATTTACGGCATGCATTGTTCCTCTTGTGAGGTTTTAGTTCATAAAGAGGTGTCAAAAATTGCCGGGGTCAAATATTTGGAAGTTTCCCATAAAACAGGCATGCTGGAAGTTATTCATGACGAAAGCCTGGATAAAAAGGAGATTGAAGAGGCGATTTGCCGCTGCGGTTATCGTCTTGCTCCGGGCGAGGAAGCCCAGCCTTCTTTTAATCATTTTTCCTTGACCGAGGGGAATATTACGGCTTGGATTAAAGCCGGTTCGATCCTTGTCATCCTTTATTATTTATTTACGACCATCTCGCAACTGCCTTTTTTCCAACAGGTTTCAACCGTTAATCAATCCAGTCTGTCCTTGCCGTTGGCTTTCATGGTTGGTTTAGTGGCCTCATTTTCGACTTGTTTGGCCGTGGTTGGCAGTGTTGTTTTAGGTTTAAGCGCTTCTTTTAAACAGAAAACAACCAATCCTTTAATGCCGCAATTGGTTTTCCAGTCAGGGAGGTTAGCAAGCTTTTTTCTTTTGGGCGGGCTTTTAGGTTTAATCGGGACCAATTTCCGTTATTCACCGACTCTTTCTGCCTTCTTAAACATCTTAGTTGCCGTGGTTATCTTTTACCTTGCTCTATCTCTTCTTAACTTAGTCCCGCCCATGAAATCATTATTGTCTTCATTCTCGCCTTCTTTGGGAGGAAAACTTTCCCAGCTTGAGGGAGAAGGAAGTTATAAGGCGGCTTTCTTAATGGGGGGTCTAACCTTTTTCCTGCCTTGCGGGTTTACCCAAAGCATGCAGGTTTTGGCCTTAGGTCAGGCGGATTTTATCAAAAGCGGACTAACCATGCTCTTTTTTGCCCTCGGGACTTTACCGGTTCTTTTAGGTGTCGGTGCTTTAGGGACCTCGATGAAAACCCTTAAAGACCCGGCCTTGGCTAAGGTTATTGTCGTGATTCTGATTGTCTTTGCCTTTTTTAATCTCAATACCGGTTTGGCTTTAAAAGGACTTTCTTTGCCTTTGCCGTCATTAACCCTGCAGGCCGCCGAAACAAGCGGTTCGAGTGCCCTAAAACCTGAAGTCCAAGGGAAGACAGACTCAGGCAGACAGATTATTGAAATGGAGGTTAATAACAGCGGTTACACGCCCCGGGCCTTTACCATTAAAAAAGGCGTGCCGGTGGAATGGCGAATCAACGCCACGGCTCTTAACGGTTGTAACGGCACTATCATTATGCCGGACCTAAAGATTGAGAAACAGCTGCAAGACGGTTTAAACACGATTGCTTTTACGCCCCAAAAAGTCGGCCGACTCAATTTTTCCTGCTGGATGGGAATGATTCGAGGTTATTTTGAGGTGGTTGAGAACAGCGGTACGGCCCAGGTCGGTCCGGTTCCCCAGGACAAACAGGATCCTAAGGCCGCTGGCGGCGGCAGTTGCGGAGGCGGCGCCGGAGGTTGCGGTTGCGGTAGAAGATAA
- a CDS encoding response regulator transcription factor, with protein sequence MRILIIEDEKQLAQNIKDHLVKKGDAVDVTNTGEDGQFMAESEPYDVIILDLMLPDIEGIKICQNLRRQGNKTPILILTAKSSVEERVAGLNAGADDYLVKPFALAELEARLEAIIRRNQSEGKTILKTKNLTLDPQKHEVKLAEKRINLSPKEFAIVEMLLRRQDQVVTRSMIMEHVWDYNFESFSNIVDVFVATLRKKIGPNFIKTVHGLGYKIENA encoded by the coding sequence ATGCGTATTTTAATTATCGAAGACGAAAAACAGTTGGCCCAAAATATTAAAGATCATTTGGTCAAAAAGGGTGACGCCGTCGATGTGACCAATACCGGTGAAGACGGCCAATTCATGGCCGAATCAGAACCTTATGACGTCATTATCCTTGATTTGATGCTGCCGGATATTGAGGGGATCAAAATCTGTCAAAATCTTCGCCGTCAAGGCAATAAAACTCCCATTCTGATTCTGACGGCTAAAAGCAGTGTCGAAGAACGCGTGGCCGGCTTAAATGCCGGCGCCGATGATTATCTAGTTAAACCTTTTGCCCTTGCCGAACTTGAGGCCAGACTTGAGGCCATAATCAGAAGAAACCAGTCCGAAGGAAAAACCATTCTTAAAACTAAAAATTTAACCCTTGATCCGCAAAAACACGAAGTTAAACTCGCCGAAAAAAGAATTAACTTATCGCCAAAAGAATTTGCCATTGTGGAAATGCTTTTGCGCCGTCAGGATCAAGTCGTCACTAGAAGTATGATTATGGAACACGTCTGGGATTACAATTTTGAAAGCTTCAGCAATATCGTCGATGTCTTTGTCGCGACCTTGCGCAAAAAAATCGGTCCCAACTTTATTAAAACCGTCCATGGCCTTGGTTATAAAATAGAAAATGCTTAA
- a CDS encoding HAMP domain-containing histidine kinase, whose product MLKKLRFQLTAWYSLGILTTIVFLLIFFYWATNKVFYQQVDATLNEHVRAVATSVEQGAKQAGCNCLSNQSSFLDGILQMPGMPTAIFDENNQMVKSSADFNNNPLLFQKAFVPPLYFNEHLSNQTYRFLLYPVKTNDKQIGSVLMGHPIETFLKTRQILAQMIILIILVIFIPAIALARLLAERALSRQKEFLTEAAHSLKTPLAVIQSQIESQPEKFDRTALLTNLQRLSQAVNQTLESAYSQTPLSESAIVNLNALLAELVEISQHLGQKKHIKVTLSLTREQIFVSGNKQKLAKAILSVMENAINYGKTNGQVKVSLATGQGQAIIMITDNGTGITEKDLPLVFNRSYRGQNARIKGNGLGLFITKNIIEELGGQIALKSQLGQGTTVTISLLTLS is encoded by the coding sequence ATGCTTAAAAAACTTCGTTTTCAGCTAACCGCTTGGTACTCCCTGGGGATTCTGACGACCATTGTTTTTTTGTTAATCTTTTTCTATTGGGCCACCAATAAAGTTTTTTACCAACAGGTTGACGCCACCCTGAACGAACATGTTCGGGCCGTTGCCACCTCGGTAGAACAAGGCGCCAAACAAGCCGGCTGTAACTGCCTTTCAAACCAATCGTCTTTTCTGGATGGTATTCTTCAAATGCCCGGTATGCCGACGGCCATTTTCGACGAAAATAACCAAATGGTTAAATCCTCGGCGGATTTTAATAACAATCCTCTTCTTTTCCAAAAAGCCTTTGTCCCGCCATTATATTTTAATGAACATCTCTCCAACCAAACTTATCGTTTTCTCCTTTATCCGGTAAAAACCAATGACAAGCAAATCGGTTCGGTCCTCATGGGCCATCCGATTGAAACTTTCTTAAAAACCCGGCAAATTCTTGCCCAAATGATTATTTTAATCATCTTGGTTATTTTTATTCCCGCTATTGCCCTGGCAAGATTATTGGCCGAAAGAGCTTTGTCTCGTCAAAAAGAATTTTTAACCGAAGCCGCCCATTCTTTAAAAACTCCCCTGGCCGTCATCCAAAGCCAAATCGAATCCCAACCGGAAAAATTTGACCGTACCGCTCTTCTTACCAATCTGCAAAGACTTTCTCAAGCTGTCAATCAGACCCTTGAATCAGCTTATTCCCAAACTCCCCTGTCAGAATCAGCAATCGTTAACCTTAATGCTCTTTTGGCAGAACTTGTGGAAATAAGCCAGCATCTTGGTCAAAAAAAGCATATAAAAGTTACCTTAAGTCTGACCCGGGAACAGATTTTCGTTAGCGGCAACAAACAAAAACTGGCCAAGGCCATCCTTTCGGTTATGGAAAATGCCATCAACTACGGAAAAACCAACGGCCAAGTCAAAGTTTCCCTGGCAACCGGTCAGGGGCAAGCCATAATTATGATCACCGATAACGGAACAGGGATCACCGAAAAGGATTTGCCTTTGGTTTTTAATCGCTCTTACCGAGGCCAAAATGCCCGAATCAAAGGCAATGGCTTGGGTCTTTTCATAACCAAAAATATTATTGAAGAGTTGGGCGGTCAAATTGCTCTTAAGAGCCAACTCGGCCAAGGGACCACGGTCACAATCTCCCTCTTAACATTATCTTAA
- a CDS encoding DUF1573 domain-containing protein codes for MAGLRFWIFFTLVFTVLVITGISLISSQSGSPPIVAYTKNEEKPKLEIDKVEVNLGKINVSEEQKTDFFLTNSGTKPLQLFEISSSCGCTTAKIIRENGQESSEYGMHLKKASVQEVLPKEKIKIEVIYRPFVMPVKGPVSRQIYLRTNDPLSPKLTLAIKAQIL; via the coding sequence ATGGCCGGCTTACGCTTCTGGATCTTTTTTACCCTGGTTTTCACCGTTTTGGTGATAACCGGAATTTCCCTAATTTCTTCTCAAAGCGGCAGTCCGCCGATTGTCGCTTATACGAAGAATGAAGAAAAACCTAAGCTAGAGATTGATAAGGTCGAGGTCAATTTGGGAAAAATCAACGTTTCCGAAGAGCAGAAAACCGATTTTTTTCTGACTAATTCAGGGACCAAACCCTTGCAACTTTTCGAAATTTCTTCAAGCTGCGGCTGTACCACGGCTAAGATCATCAGGGAAAACGGGCAGGAAAGCTCTGAATATGGCATGCATCTGAAAAAAGCTTCCGTTCAAGAGGTTCTCCCCAAAGAAAAAATAAAAATTGAGGTCATTTACCGGCCCTTTGTCATGCCGGTAAAAGGACCGGTCAGCCGACAAATCTACCTTCGCACCAATGATCCCTTATCCCCCAAGTTAACCTTAGCGATTAAGGCTCAAATCTTATGA
- a CDS encoding cytochrome c biogenesis protein CcdA: MTGNFLFGISLTASFLAGNLALFAPCCLTFLLPAYLGTIFKENKKVVFYTLIFALGLSSILIPVALGFRLLIDFFNFYHQGLYYLGAVLLIFMGLTTIKPFFHLPQVFHPTSSLNGQANTFSVFSLGVISGITSSCCAPVLFAAVTLTSLSPTLFQAVIVSIAYVLGIVFPLFFLSLG; this comes from the coding sequence ATGACTGGCAATTTTCTCTTCGGTATTTCCCTGACAGCTTCGTTTTTGGCGGGGAATTTGGCTCTTTTTGCTCCCTGTTGTCTGACTTTCTTATTGCCGGCTTACTTGGGAACCATTTTTAAAGAAAACAAAAAGGTCGTTTTTTATACCTTAATCTTTGCCCTGGGTCTTTCTTCCATTCTTATTCCTGTGGCTTTGGGCTTTCGTCTTTTGATTGATTTTTTTAATTTTTATCATCAGGGGCTCTATTATTTAGGAGCGGTTTTGCTTATTTTCATGGGTTTAACCACAATCAAACCTTTTTTTCACCTGCCGCAAGTTTTTCATCCGACCTCTTCTTTAAACGGTCAGGCTAATACTTTTTCCGTTTTCTCTTTGGGAGTCATTTCGGGCATCACCTCCTCCTGCTGCGCTCCGGTTCTTTTTGCCGCCGTGACCCTGACTTCTCTTTCCCCGACTCTTTTTCAAGCTGTTATTGTCTCTATCGCCTACGTTTTAGGCATTGTTTTCCCTTTATTTTTTCTTTCTTTAGGCTAA